Below is a genomic region from Hyalangium minutum.
CGTGCTGCTGCACCTGTCACCCTACGGCTTCGACGAGGGAATGACGGGGCGGTACGCCTTCCTCCAGGACTCACAGGCGCTGTGCCTGGAGGGCATCCGGCGGGTGGAGGCAGTGCTGGACCAGGCGGGGCGCAAGCCTCCGCGCGTCTTCGTCCTGCCGGACCGGCACAGCGCCATCCTCGCCCACGCCACGGCGCGGGTGCTCGGCCTTCCCACCGAGCCCTGGCCCGAGCAGGGCAGCGACGCACCCGGGCTCATCGTCGCGTATGACGTGTTGTCGCTGGAGGTACCGCTGCTCCAGACACTCAGGACGCATCGGCCGGGGCAGGTGCTCTGGAGCCACGCCACGCAGTGGACAGAGGAAGCTCCCTTCGCCGCGGACCTGACGACGTTCCTGTACCAGCAGAACACCTCGCCCTGGGGCGAGCGCCTCCGGGTCAACCCAGAGACTCAGAAGGTCGAGCGCACCGCTCCCACCGAGGGCACTGTGGAGGCGCTGGCCGAAGAAGTCCCCTCCGCCCTGTTGGAGGACACCGCGCTGGCGGACCTGCCCGAGCTGACGAAGCGGGTGGCGGCCATGGCTCAGGTGAAGGGTGACGCGGCGGGCGGCCTGTTCCGCGAGCAGGGCCACCGGCGCCGAAGCCTCACGGACTCGCCCGTGAAGAGCAACCGCTTCAATTAACAGGAGCCGGGGATGAACGAGTCCGCCTGGCTGAGCCTCGCGGCGTGCACGGGACAGCTCGCGCTGGCGGGGCTGGCTCTGGCGCGCGTGGGCAAGAGCCCCCTGGCCCTGCCCCTCTCCCTGCTGTCCATCGCCCTGTCCACGTGGAACTTCGCCCACTTCGCCTATGCCGTCTCGGGCGAGGAGGGCTGGCGGCTCGTGGCGCTGACGGCCACCATCATCACGGCTCCCTGCGCGGCGCACTTCATCCTCGCCTTCACCGGCCAGCGCCGCCGCTTCGCCCCGCTCATCTACTCCACCTACGGCCTCTTCGGCCTGTTCGCCGTCGTGGCGCTGTCCGCCCTGGGCTCGCCGTGGGTGGCCGTGCGAGCCACCTCGCTCACCTTCTCGCGCCTCACCATGGCGCTCGTCACCCTGCTGCTGGGCGGCGGCTGGGCCCTGCTGGTGCTCCACCTGCGCCGGGCGCCCAGCCTGGAGGAGCGCATCCGCACCGGCCTGCTCCTGCTGGGCCTGGTGCTCCTGGTGGCGCTGCCCGGCACGGATTTAATGGCGGACCTGGGCTTCAACGTGCCCCGGCTCGGCACCCTGGGCACCCTGCTGGGCCTGCCCGTCATGGCCACCGTGGCCCTGCGCTTCCAGCTGTTCGGCAAGGCCCTGTCCAGCGAAGCGGCGCTGTACGCGGTGACGCTCGCGGTGGTGGGCGTGCTGGCCTACCTCATCGTCTTCCGCCTCTTCGCCGCCGAGCAGGGCGCCCTCGTGGTGGGCACCGCCGCCATCACCTTCGCCCTGCTGGCCGCCGCGCGCCGGGTCGTCAGCGCGCTCGTCACCCAGCGCGAGCGCCTGGAGCGCCTGGCCACCCTGGGCCGCTTCTCCGCGCAGATGGCGCACGACTTGAAGAACCCCATCGCCGCGCTCAAGGGCGCCGCGCAGTTCCTCAAGGAGGAGCACGCGCAGGGCCGCCCCTGGGACGACAAGGGAGACTTCCTGGACTTGCTGCTGGAGCAGGTGGAGCGGCTGGATCGGGTGGTGAGCACCTACCAGCGCCTCGGGCGCGTGGAGCCGCTGCCCCGGCCGCTGGACTTGAACCAGCTGGTGGAGGACGTGCTGTCGCTCCAGGCCTTCACCGGGTACGCCAGCGTGAAGCGGGAGCACAGCTTGGAGAAGGACTTGCCGAAGTGCTCGGGGGACTACGACTTGCTGGCCAACGCGCTGGAGAACCTGGTGCGCAACGCCTGCGAGGCCATGCCCCAGGGTGGCACCCTGATGGTCCGCACGCAGCGTGAGAGCACGGACAGAGCGGGAGTGGTGGTGAGTGTGGAGGACACCGGCGAGGGCATGGACGCCCGCACCCGCGAGCGGGCCTTCGACGAGTTCTTCACCACCAAGGCCTCGGGGAGCGGGCTGGGGCTGGCCTTCGTGCGGCGGGTGGTGGAGGCGCACGGGGGCGAGGTGTCGCTGACGAGCCGGGAGGGGCGCGGTACCATCGTGAGCCTGCGCCTGCCCTGTACGGCAGCGCCCGAGGGCGTTGCCGCCCCTGGAGAAGGAGCACCGTGGCCGAGCCGCTGAAGGGAAGCGTGTTGCTGGTGGACGATGACCCCGCCGTGGCCAAGGTGCTCGGCGCGCTGCTGGTGCAGGCGGGGCTCACGGTGCACACGGCCAAGAGCGGAGCCGAGGCGCTGAGCCTGCTGGGCCAGAAGCCCATCGACGTGGTGGTGAGCGACGTGCGGATGCCGGGCATGAACGGCCTGGAGCTGCTCGGCGAGGTGACGCGGCTGTACCCGGATGTGCCCATCGTCCTGATGACGGCGCACGGCACGGTGCCCATGGCGGTGGAGGCCATGAAGGCGGGCGCGGCGGACTTCATCCTCAAGCCGTTCGACCGGGAGGAGATCCTCTTCACCATCCGCAAGGCGCTGCTGCGGGCGCAGGGGGACGTGGAGCGCTCGCCGCTGAAGACGAGCGCCTTCGTGGGGCGCAGCGCGGCGATGGCCGAGGTGGAGGCGCTGCTGACACGGGCGGCCACGGGCACGGCGACGGTGCTGGTGCGCGGCGAGTCCGGCACGGGCAAGGAGCTGGCGGCGAAGGTGGTGCACGACGCCAGCCCCCGGCGCTCGGGCCCCTTCGTGAAGCTGCACTGCGCGGCGCTGCCGGAGACGCTGCTGGAGAGCGAGCTGTTCGGCTACGAGAAGGGCGCCTTCACCGGGGCGGCCACGCGCAAGCCCGGCCGGGTGGAGCTGGCGAACGGGGGCACGCTCTTCCTGGATGAGATTGGCGACATCTCCCTGCACGTGCAGGTGAAGCTGCTGCGGCTGCTGCAAGAGCGCGAGTTCGAGCGCCTGGGAGGCACGCAGACGCTGAAGGTGGACGTGCGCTTCGTGGCGGCCACGCACCGGCCGCTCGAGGAGATGGTGAAGAAGGGCGAGTTCCGCGAGGACCTCTTCTACCGGCTGAACGTAGTGCCGGTGTGGATACCGCCGCTGCGGGCGCGGCCGGAGGACATCGAGCCGCTGGCCCGGCACTTCCTCGAGGTGCACGCCAAGGCCAACGGGCGGCCGCCCTTCACGCTGACGGCGGACGCGCTCCAGGCGCTGCAGGCCCAGCCATGGCCAGGCAACGTGCGCCAGGTGCAGAACTTCATGGAGCGGCTGGTGGTGCTCTCAGACGGGCCCTCGCTCACGGGCGAGGACGTGGCGCGCGAGCTGGCCCGGCAGCCGGGGCTGATGCCCACGGGCTTCCAGGCTCAGACCGCTCCCCCGAGCACGACTGCACCGGCGGCGGTGACCCCAGGGAGCGAGCCGAAGACCTTGGAATCCCAGCGGCGTGACACCGAGCGCCAGGCCCTGCTGGATGCGCTGAAGCGCGCCGGGGACAACCGCACCCTCGCCGCGCGCCTTCTGGGGATCAGCCGCCGCACCCTCTACAACAAGCTCGAGGAGCAGGGACTGCTCTGACAGGGTTGGTGGGACTGACCCGTTTTCCCGCATTAAAAAGAATTTCTAAGTCCTATTGACTTCCAGTCTTGTTTGATTTTTACTGCATCCACCTCGAACGCTTCCGAGGCAACCCACCACAAGGGGACCCCCATGAACGAGACCATCCAGGATATCCGCAGCAAGGTGCAGGATCTGCTGAACCGCGCGCAGGTGGATGCCAGCTTCCGTCAGTCGATGCAGATGAACCCCGCTGCGGCTCTCTGCACCGCGGGTGTCCCCAATGCAGTTGCCCTCGTGTCCCAGGACGAGATCGCTGACTGCTCCTGGACCTGCCTCTGGACCTGTTCCTGGACGAGCTAGTCCTCCAGGGATAACGCAGGCTTCGAATGTATCGAGCGCGGGTAAAGGGTGTAAAAACCCTGAACCCGCGCTCTTTTTTTGTCCTCTGCACCGCGGGTTGGAGGTAGGTGGAAGTGACCGCTGATCCATTCCTCGAGCTGATCTCAGAGGCATGTGCGTCGCACCCTGGCTTCCAGGACGGTTGGCAGCTCCACCCCCCGTCGCGCGGGTGGATCCGAGTCACCCCCCTCCACTCGACGCTCCCGAAACAGGGGTGGAAGCTGCACCTCACCGCGGGAGAGCAGTCCTCCCGGCAGATTCTCACCCAGGCCCTTCCCGTGTTGCTGGAGGAGCAGGCCGCGTTCAAGGTGGCCGCTTCGCAGCAAGTGCTGGGAGATCTCAACGAAGGACGGAGCGGGCTGAGCCAGGTCGGTAAGTTCCTGACCATCTACCCACGGGATGAGGCACACGCGGTGCGCCTGGCCACCCGGCTCGACGAGGCGACGCGCGGCCTGTCAGGTCCCCAGATACCTTCTGATCGGCAGCTGCGCCCGGGAAGCTGCGTCTTCTACCGCTACGGCAGCTTCAGCGGCCGCCACATGCAGCTGCCCATCGGCGAGCTGGTGGAGATCCTCGAGGCGCCCGATGGGCAGCTCTTCCCAGACAAGCGGGAGTCGGTCTACCGCGCGCCTCCCCCCTGGGTGAGAGACCCCTTCACCACGGGGCCCGGGCCCGCCGAGCCCCCCAAGGCTGCCCCCGGCGTCATCGCGGGACACTACGCGACGGTGGCCAGCATCCACCGCTCGGCCCGCAGCCAGGTCTTCCTCGCCATTGATCTCAAGGAGATGCGCAAGTGCGTGCTCAAGCAGGTGAAGCGCGCCGCGGGAGACGGTGACGCGGGCCGCCGGCGCCTGCACCACGAGATGGAGGTGCTGACCGCCCTGGCTCCGTCCCCCTGGTTTCCCACGCCCTACCAGTTCGTCGAGGACGAGACGTCCGCTTACCTCGCCATGGAGGACATTGAGGGCGACACGCTCTCCGCTCACATCCAGAAGCTCTCGGCGCGCGGCTGCTTCGCCTCGGAGGCGCAGTTGGTGTCCTGGGGGAGCCAGCTCGCCGAAGCCCTGGGGAGCATGCATGAGCGAGGGCTCGTCTTCAGCGATTTGAAGTCCGCCAACGTGCTGGTCCCCCCGCAGGGAAAGCTCCGCCTCATTGATCTGGAGCTGGCCCATGGCGCCTCGCTGCCGCGCGTGGAGGGGGCCGGAAAGGGAACGCACGGCTACATGACGCCGGCACAGGCCTCTGGGCAGCCATCCACCGCTGCGGATGACATCTACGCCCTCGGCGCCCTGCTCTACTTCGCCGCCACGGGCGCGGAGCCCTCGCACGCCCCCAGCGGCTCGCTGCTCGTCCGGCCTCTCTCCCGGCTCAACCCCTCGCTCTCTCCCGCGCTCGAAGCCCTCATCACACGGTGCCTGGCGCCGGAGCACGCGCCCCAGTCGATGCGAGAGGTGGCCCAGGCGCTCGCACAGATGGGGACGCCCTCCACCACGGCCCAGCTCACGCCCGCGGACCGCGCTCCCTCCGCCGCACCTCCCGGGGACCTCTACCGCACCCAGGCGCTGCGGCTGGGAGACACGCTCGTCCATACCGCCCAGCGCGATCCCTCCACCGGAGCCGTCTTCTGGAATCATGGGCACCCGCTGAACGGGGGCCTCCCCTCGCGGGACATCAACCTGGGGAGCGCGGGCATCCTCCTGGCCCTGTCGGCCCTGGTCTCCACGTTCCAGAAGCCCTCCCACCGCGCAACGCTGGCCGAGGCAGCCGCGTGGCTGGCGAAGGCGCCGAGGCCCGAAGGCCCACCGAACCCGGGGCTCTATGTGGGCGAGGCGGGCGTGGGGCTGGCGCTCCTGCGCGCTGGGCGCACGCTGGAGGACGAGGGGCTGGTGCAGGCGGCGCTCGAGCGGGCCCGCGCCGTGGCCCCCCTCCCCTTTGCCTCACCGGACGTGTTCAACGGCACGGCCGGACGCGTGCGCTTCCACCTCGAGGTGTGGCGGGAGCTGGACAGTGCCGAGAACCTCCAGGCCGCGCTCACGGCCGGAACCTCCCTGCTGTACAGCGCGCAGCGCTCGGAGGCGGGAGAGCTCAAGTGGGCCATCCCTCCTGGCTATGAGGGACTGAGCGGCAACATCCAGCTGGGCTACGCCCACGGGGCCGCCGGCATTGCCGACACCCTGCTGGACCTCTATGAGGCGACGCGCGAGCAGCGCTTCCTCGAGGCCGCCTGCGGAGCCGGGCGCTGGCTGCTCGCCCAGGCAGCCCCCGCGCTGGAGGACGGCAGCGGCCTGTGCTGGCCCTCGCAAGCGGGCGCCGCGCCGCATGCCGCGTTCTGGTGTCACGGCTCGGCCGGAGTGGGGAAGTTCTTCCTGCACGCCGCTCGGCTGGAGGCGCTCCCGGAAGCCGCCACCGTCGTGGAGCGCTGCTTCAAGACCGTGGCCCGAGGCACCCGCTGGGCCAACCCCGTCCAGTGCCACGGGCTGTCCGGCAACCTCGAGTTCCTCCTGGACGTGTACCAGGCCACGCGCAAGCCCGAGCACCTCGAGGCGGTGCAGGAGCTCGTGGGACTCCTACAGGCGTTCGCCGTGGAGAAGGAAGGCCACCTCTACTGGCCGGCGGAGAACCCGTTCCTGCTGAGCCCCTCCTATATGGTGGGCTACGCGGGAGTCGCGGCGTGCCTGCTGCGCCTCGCGGAGCCCGAACAGCGCGCCTCCCTGCTGCGCTGAGCCGCGCGTGCGCCCGGATGCCTAGCCCACCCGGAGAACGGGGGGGACATGCTGGAACGTGGGGGCATCCCGCGTCAGCTCCTCCTGCAGCGGACGGAGCGCCGCGCCGCGCCGCGCACTCAGCCGGTACAGCTCCAGCACGAGGGCATGCCACAGGGACGGGGTGGCTCCGCGCCCGGCCGAGAGGAACACGGGGACCTCCGCCAGGAACTCCTCATCCCGCTCCTCCGCCGCCAGCCACCGGAGCCGCAACCACTGGTGGGGACGCGCAAACGGAGCGCACGCCGACGCGCCGCTCTGGAGATGCGGGCCGAAGCGCTCCAGCCTGCGCCGTGTCTCAGCACCCTCGGGCGCGAGGACCTCGGCCAGAGATTCGAGGACATCCTCGAACATCATGGCTGCGACGTCCGCTTGCAGGGGAACTGCCGCAGTGGCGCGGAGCGCCGACAGCGGCCAGGCGTTGGCATCCCCCTCGATGTAGGAGAGCAGCGGGAGCCCCAGCTCCAGCGCCTCATCCAAACGCCCCCGCCGGGCCTCCATGTGGATCAGGTTGCGCACGAGGTGGATGCGCCGCGGTTCGGTGAACGTGTGGCCATGCGCCACCTGAAGCGTGTTGGTCGCCTCCAGCGACTTCAGCAGCGCGGCGTGCGCCTCCTCGAAGCGCGCCGTGCGGTAGAGGAGGTAGGCCTCCCCGGCCTCGTGGAGTGTCGTCACGAGCAGGCGCGCTTCCGGGCTCAGCTCCTCCAGGCCCAGCTCGGCCCGGGCCTCTTGCATGCTCTGCTCGGCCGCCGTGTTGTCGCCAGCGCGAGAGGCGCGAAGTCCCCGCTCGCGGGGGCCCACACTTCGCCGGATGCGCATGATCTCCTGGGGCGAGAACCGGGCGCTGGCGAGACGCTGCGCCTCTTCCTCGAACCGCCGCAGCAGCAAGGCCTGGGCCGAACGCGAGTTCACGCTCTTGCCCTGTGTGTAGGCCTGCAGAACCGTTGGCACCAGCGAGGTGAGTTGCTCAGCGGCGCGAACCATGCAGAGGACTCCCAAAAGCGACGAAGAATGCCCACCTGAGCCTATAAGGAATCTCCTGGGTGTTGCTACCGGCCGGAGGCCCCGAACCATGGTGGAGCTGCGCGTCTGCATCGACGTCGATGACTTGGACAAGGCGATTGGGTTCTACACGGAGGTGCTCGGGCTGAAAGTGGGGCGCCGGTTCGGGGACAGTGGCGCGGAGCTGCTCGGAGGCTCGGCCCCCATCGACTTGCTCGCCAAGCCCGCAGGCAGCCAGCCCAGCCCGAACTCCTTCTCCATGCGCGACTACCGCCGGCACTGGACACCCGTCCACCTGGACTTCGTCGTCACCGACGTGGAGGCCGCCGTGGAGCGGGCCAAGGCCCAGGGCGCCGTGCTGGAGCACCCCATCAAGGATCAGCCCTGGGGCCGGCTCGCCCTGCTCGCGGACCCGTTCGGACACGGCATCTGCTTCCTGCAGTTCAAGGGCCGCGGCTACGACGAGCTGGGCGGGAGCTGACGCGCGTCAGTAGTGGTACTGCGTCTTCTTCGCCCACTCCGTCTTCCCGTACTTGCGCTGCAGCAGCTGGAAGGCCTGCTTCGACAGAGCGCTGCGGGCCTTGCTCCCTTCCTCATAGGAGGTGCAGAAGGTGCGATCGAAGCGCGTCTGCCGCACGGACTCGTGCAGGGCCTCCGGCACCAGCGCGTCATCCGGGTGGCGCTTCGCGTAGTCCAGCGTGAACTGGATGAGCAGCTCCGGGGACTCGCCCAGCTTGCCCAGTGCCTGGCGCTCGGCAAGCACCTCCCGGCGCTCGGCCACGGAGATGAAGCGCGTCCCACAGGAGCCCTTCGACGCGTCGCAATCCTGGTAGAAGTCCGTGGGCTCTCCGCCGCACCAGCCGGACCCCAAGCAGATGTCGTAATCGAACCCGCCTTGCGTCCGATAGGGGCTCACGTTCGGCGACATCCCCGGCGACTTGAGCAACACCCACACGGCGGCCATCCTCCGCTCCTCGGGCTTCTCGCGGGCCTTCACCTTCGCCAGCACCTCCTTCAGCTCCGGCGCCACCTGCTCCACCAGCGGCTCCAGCGCCTTCTCCTCCTCCCAGCGGTCCAGCAGCGCCGCTCGCGCCCAGCCCCCCAGCACCACCTCGCGGCGAAGCTTGGGGTCCAGCGCCGCCAGCATCTTCGCGTCCTTGAAGCGGGCCACCGGCACCCCCAAGGTGAAGAAGCGGTCCGCCTCCGAGGTCGACAGGTGCGCGTACTTCGCCCACTCCTCGAAGGTCAGCGCCGCCTGGCGCAGGCCCTCGGACAGGCGCTTGACGGTCAGCGGCGGCAACGTCGTCGCGCCCGACTCCAGCAACGGGAGAAGCTCCGCTCGCGCCTCGTCGAAGCGGCCCTGGGCGAGCGCCATCCGGCCCCGCGCCGCATGCACTGTCACGTAGGCCGGTGAGTCCTTGGGAATGGAGGCGCTCTGGGCGAGCAGCTCTGCAAGCTCCGGCTCCTTCCCCGTCGCCTGGCTCAGCGCCGCCACGAGCCAGGGCTGCGAGCGCGTCTTCTTCCACCACTCCACCGCCCGCGCATAGCCATCCTTGCCCCGGAACACGTCGAGGAACGACGACAGCTCATCCGTCGACGGAGGTTGCCCTTTCCGGAGTGCGAAGTAGTCGCGCCATGCATAGCCGAAGTTGTCGTCCGGCTTCTCCAGCAGCACCCGGCCCAGCAGGTTGAGCTGCTTGTCAGGGCGCAGGCGGTAGTCGATGAACCACGTGAGCTGCCGCGTCTGCCGGTGGAGATCCTTCAACCCAGGGTCCTTCACGATGGCCACGCACCGCTCGCGCGCCCTCTCCAGCAGCACTCGCTTCTCTTCGTCGGCCTGGGCCACCAGCGTCGCCTGACGGATGACGGCGCGCACCGCCACGAGCCGGGCCCACCCACGCCATGGAGACGCCGCGTCCTTGGCAATCGCATCCAGTTGCCGGATCGCCTCCTCGAACTCCCCTGCGTAGAAGAGCGCTGCGGCCGTCTGGTAGGCGCGATCCGTACGCGCCCCGGCCGAGGCGTTCGCGGGAGCAGGCGCTGGCAGCACCTTCTCCCCTCTTCCACAGTTGGCGAACACCGCGTCCTGCGCCTTCGCCCAGTCGATCACCTCGGGGTGGCTGGCGCCCAGCTTCGCGATGCGCTCGTCCAGTGACTGGGCGGCCACCTCGAAGGCGCCCGTGAGGCAGTTGAAGAACCATGTGTACTCTCCGAAGGGAGCCTCGGTGGCGATCTCGCCGCGCTCGGAGGGCACGGGCACCTTGGCGCGGGCGTCCGTCCAGGTTCCCGTGTACACGCCGGGGTAGGAGCTCTCGAGCGGCAGCATGCTCGCCACGAGCTCCTTCTCCGGCCCTGCCAGGCCGCGCATCAGCAAGAAGCCCACGGTCTGGCACTCCGGCGAGTGCTCCGTCAGATCGCCCAGCTTTCCGGCCATGCAGGCCTGAAGGTCATCCCTGGGCGAGGGCTCCGAGCAGTCGGGGCCACACGCTTCGCTCGGAGCGGCCCACAGCAAGGGCACGGCCAGGGTGAGCGCCAGCGCCGCACGTGCGAAGAAGGACTTCATGGTGACTTCTCCCGGAGCTGCTGCAGGTCCTGGGCAGTCCAGGACCGGGGGTTGAACCAATACCTGCGGCGTCCGGAGGGCAACGAAGGCTGGGGCTCATCCACCACGAAGCCCACGCTCTCCCGGCACCGAGCGCCGTTGAAATCTCCTCGCCGCGCCAGCTCCGCGCGCACCTGCTGCGAGTCCACGCCCATGCGGAACACCATGGGCACCACCTCGTCCACCGGCAGCCCGTCGAGCCAGCCGTCGTCCAGACACCACGATGCCAGCGCCGTCATCGACAGACGCAGGGTTGCGGGCAGAGCGGCCCGAAGGTCCTGGAGCAGCGCGCGGTAGAAGGGGCGCTCGGAGGCGCGGGCGTCGTAGTCCACCTGCACAGCGTCCGGGGCCTGCTGCTGCACCTGATCGGAGATGAGCTTCACGAGCCTGGCGCGCTGGGCCTCGCTGGGCGCAGTGCCACGTGCCACCTCGATGCGCATCACCGCCAGCCGGTACGTGCCCGGAGGCACCACGAGGGGCTGGCGGCGGCGGTAGGCCTGCACGCCCTCTCCGGAGAGCTGGAGAGTGACCGCATGGAAGGCGACGCCCTCTCGCGCCGGGTCGATGAAGTCGAGCCGCTCGGGGCGCTCCCAGGCCCACAGAAACACGGGCGGGGGCTCCGCCGCGCTCGCGGGCACGGCCAGGAGCAGCAGCCCCAGCGACAGGGCACGAAACCTCCGGGCACACCGAGGGGAGGAATTCATGCCCCCACGATGCCACGTCTCCCTGACCGTGTCGGCCAGGGAATCAAGCACTCCCTGGGGAGGAGGCCTCGGCCGCGAGCGCCGCCAGCTCATCCTGGAAGGCCACCACCAACCGGTGGGGATCCGGCACCAGCCCCGCGTCCACGGAGACGCCCACCGTCACCTGGCCCGCGTAGCTGAAGATGCTCACGCCCAGGCTCACCTTGCCTGTCTGGGGCACCCAGAACATCAGCCCCTCCAGCTTCGTGCCCGCCAGATACACCGGGTGCCGGGGGCCAGGGACGTTGGTCATGACGAGGGAGCCCTTCGACGCCACCACCTCCACCACCGCTTTCTCCAGCGCCGCCGGGGCCATCCCCGCCATGCCGAGCATGCCGAACGTCAACGCCGCCTCCGGCGAGCGCTTCAGCGCGTCCATGCGCTGCTTGAGCAGCCGGAGCCTCCGCCGAGGCTCCACCTCCTTCACCGGCAGATCCAGGAACACCAGCCCGAAGCGATTGCCCAGCTCGCGGGGAATGGGCGCATCCAGCGGCCGCAGGTTCACCGGGACGAAGGCGCGCAAGTCCGCCACCGGCCCTCCCCGCTCCTCCAGGTAGCGCCGCAGCCCGCCCGAGAGCGCCGCGAGCAGCACGTCATTGACGGTGCTCTCCATGGCGCGGCCGGTGGCCTTCACCTGCTCCAGCGGCAGCGGATCCGACCACACGGCACGCTTCGCCTGGCCCAGCGCTCCCCGAAGCACCGTGGGCGGATCCGAGGGCAGCAGCGCCAGCCGCTTCAGCGTGGCCGCGCCCCGGGCCCCCTCGCGCACGAGGTCCCCCACCTGGATGGGCTCGGCAATGAGCTCCGCGCTCCGCTTGAGCGCGGCACGGGTGCCCGAGGCCACCGCGCGGGCCCCTCGCAGCAGCTTCATCCAGCTGGGCGCGGGCGGCGCCTCGCGGGCGGAAGGCTCGGGGGTGAAGTGCTGCTCCGTGCCCTCATCCATGAGCGACAGGAGCACCCGCGCCAGGGAGATGCCATCCGCGAGCGTGTGGTGGATGCGCACCAGGAGCGCGCCCCCCTTCCCGAAGCCCTCCACGAGGTGCGCTTGCCAGAGTGGGCGCGAGCGCTCCAGCGGCACGCTCATCCACTCGCTCACCAGCGCCTCCAGCGCCTCGCGGTCTCCCGGCGGCGGCACCTGGAGGTGGCTCACGTGGGCGTCCCAGCGGAACGCCGCGTCTTCCTCCCAGAAGGGAACCCCGAGCAGGCCCTCGGGAACCACCAGCCGCTGACGGAAGCGGGGGAAGCGGTCCACCAGCCGCTCGCGCAGCACGGCCTCGAGCCGCTCCCAGTCCGGGCGCTCCTCGAACCAGAGCACCGCGGTGATCATCATCAGGTTGGTGGGCTCCTCCATCCGGAGCCACGCCGCATCCACACTGGCCAGCCGTTCCATCGTCACGCCCCGTCGTACTTCAACGTGGCAGCCACCGTCTCCCGGGAACGAGAGCCCCCTCCGCGGGTCTGCGGACGCCCTACGGCTTCTCGGCCTCCTGGGTGTCACGGGCCTGGGTGCGCTGGAACTGGAAGGTGCTCTTCGAGGCGTCATCCACCACGAGGGTGAGCATGTCCTGCTCGACGCTGAAGGAGTAGCGCGGGCCCAGGAACTTCCCCTTGGACAGGCCGATGACGCGATCCACCCCACACACCTTGCCCACGGCCTGCCCGTCCTTCGGCTTGAGCACCACCTTGTCCTTCGCCACAGCGAAGGAGCCCCACGAGCGCACCTCGAGGAAGTTCCCCTGGCCGACCGCGGAGTCCTCCAGCTTGGTGCGCAGGATGAAGCACCCGGAGGGCGTCACCTCCAATGTCCGCACGTAGTCGGGACGAGGGTCAGGGTTGAGCCGGGCCGGCGCGCCAGGAGGCTCGGGCTTGAGGGTCGCCGCGACGAGCTCCCAGCGCCCCACCACCTTCTTGGGAGGCGGACCGTCCGTGGAAAAGCCCTCGCACGGCTCCCGCTTCTCCTTCTCCGGGCTCTTGGGAGCAGGCTCGAAGGCGCGCTGACACGTGCCTCCGCACAGGCGCGCCGAGCACTCGCTGTCATCCTCCGCACAGCCGGCCTTCTCGGTGCACGCCCGGAGCCGGCCGAGCGCCTGCTCACAGCCTTCGCGCAGGCATTGGTCCATGCAGCTCGAGTCAATGCACTCGGAGACACACACCCAGTTGGTGGTTCCACACACACCGCCTCCGAGGGTACGCGGAGAACGGCTGGAGGCCTGGGCGCCAGCGGAAGCCACCCAGCCCAGCATCACAAGGACACAGAGCGTACGAGACACCCGAGGAAGCTAATCCTCCTCAGGCGAAGTGCCAGCGCCAGGAGGTGACCTCCTCCAGCTCAGGCATCTCCAGCTCGAAGTGAAGCACCTGGCTGCGGGTGAAGACGCGGGAGTCGACGCGGAGCAGCAACATCGGTGTGGGGTTCTGCGGCCGCTGGGGCGAGGCAGCGAAGGAGGTGTCCTCATCGAAGGCTGCCCGGTAGAAGACACAGAAGCCATCCAGCCGCCCCTCGTGCTGAATGGGACGGGTGACGTGGAAGTGGCGAGTCAGGTCTCCGGGCCGCACGGTCTCCAAGTCGAAGACGAGCACGGGTGCGGGCTCGCACAGCAGGTGGGACACCTCGTAGGAGTGG
It encodes:
- a CDS encoding VOC family protein; amino-acid sequence: MVELRVCIDVDDLDKAIGFYTEVLGLKVGRRFGDSGAELLGGSAPIDLLAKPAGSQPSPNSFSMRDYRRHWTPVHLDFVVTDVEAAVERAKAQGAVLEHPIKDQPWGRLALLADPFGHGICFLQFKGRGYDELGGS
- a CDS encoding sigma-54-dependent transcriptional regulator, which gives rise to MAEPLKGSVLLVDDDPAVAKVLGALLVQAGLTVHTAKSGAEALSLLGQKPIDVVVSDVRMPGMNGLELLGEVTRLYPDVPIVLMTAHGTVPMAVEAMKAGAADFILKPFDREEILFTIRKALLRAQGDVERSPLKTSAFVGRSAAMAEVEALLTRAATGTATVLVRGESGTGKELAAKVVHDASPRRSGPFVKLHCAALPETLLESELFGYEKGAFTGAATRKPGRVELANGGTLFLDEIGDISLHVQVKLLRLLQEREFERLGGTQTLKVDVRFVAATHRPLEEMVKKGEFREDLFYRLNVVPVWIPPLRARPEDIEPLARHFLEVHAKANGRPPFTLTADALQALQAQPWPGNVRQVQNFMERLVVLSDGPSLTGEDVARELARQPGLMPTGFQAQTAPPSTTAPAAVTPGSEPKTLESQRRDTERQALLDALKRAGDNRTLAARLLGISRRTLYNKLEEQGLL
- the lanL gene encoding class IV lanthionine synthetase LanL translates to MTADPFLELISEACASHPGFQDGWQLHPPSRGWIRVTPLHSTLPKQGWKLHLTAGEQSSRQILTQALPVLLEEQAAFKVAASQQVLGDLNEGRSGLSQVGKFLTIYPRDEAHAVRLATRLDEATRGLSGPQIPSDRQLRPGSCVFYRYGSFSGRHMQLPIGELVEILEAPDGQLFPDKRESVYRAPPPWVRDPFTTGPGPAEPPKAAPGVIAGHYATVASIHRSARSQVFLAIDLKEMRKCVLKQVKRAAGDGDAGRRRLHHEMEVLTALAPSPWFPTPYQFVEDETSAYLAMEDIEGDTLSAHIQKLSARGCFASEAQLVSWGSQLAEALGSMHERGLVFSDLKSANVLVPPQGKLRLIDLELAHGASLPRVEGAGKGTHGYMTPAQASGQPSTAADDIYALGALLYFAATGAEPSHAPSGSLLVRPLSRLNPSLSPALEALITRCLAPEHAPQSMREVAQALAQMGTPSTTAQLTPADRAPSAAPPGDLYRTQALRLGDTLVHTAQRDPSTGAVFWNHGHPLNGGLPSRDINLGSAGILLALSALVSTFQKPSHRATLAEAAAWLAKAPRPEGPPNPGLYVGEAGVGLALLRAGRTLEDEGLVQAALERARAVAPLPFASPDVFNGTAGRVRFHLEVWRELDSAENLQAALTAGTSLLYSAQRSEAGELKWAIPPGYEGLSGNIQLGYAHGAAGIADTLLDLYEATREQRFLEAACGAGRWLLAQAAPALEDGSGLCWPSQAGAAPHAAFWCHGSAGVGKFFLHAARLEALPEAATVVERCFKTVARGTRWANPVQCHGLSGNLEFLLDVYQATRKPEHLEAVQELVGLLQAFAVEKEGHLYWPAENPFLLSPSYMVGYAGVAACLLRLAEPEQRASLLR
- a CDS encoding two-component system sensor histidine kinase NtrB, which translates into the protein MNESAWLSLAACTGQLALAGLALARVGKSPLALPLSLLSIALSTWNFAHFAYAVSGEEGWRLVALTATIITAPCAAHFILAFTGQRRRFAPLIYSTYGLFGLFAVVALSALGSPWVAVRATSLTFSRLTMALVTLLLGGGWALLVLHLRRAPSLEERIRTGLLLLGLVLLVALPGTDLMADLGFNVPRLGTLGTLLGLPVMATVALRFQLFGKALSSEAALYAVTLAVVGVLAYLIVFRLFAAEQGALVVGTAAITFALLAAARRVVSALVTQRERLERLATLGRFSAQMAHDLKNPIAALKGAAQFLKEEHAQGRPWDDKGDFLDLLLEQVERLDRVVSTYQRLGRVEPLPRPLDLNQLVEDVLSLQAFTGYASVKREHSLEKDLPKCSGDYDLLANALENLVRNACEAMPQGGTLMVRTQRESTDRAGVVVSVEDTGEGMDARTRERAFDEFFTTKASGSGLGLAFVRRVVEAHGGEVSLTSREGRGTIVSLRLPCTAAPEGVAAPGEGAPWPSR